Below is a genomic region from Prolixibacteraceae bacterium.
CTGATGCCAGAGACAGCAGATCGTTATGAGATTACTGATTTAAAGAACCCAGAGCAGAATGTTTATGCTGGAACGCGATTCTTAGCATGGCTGGATAGTTACTTTATGGATCATATATCGGACCCTAAAGAGCGAGTTAAATTTGTGCTTGCTTCTTATAATATTGGTTTGGGTCATATTCTAGATGCGCGCCGTTTGGCCAATAAGTATGGTAAGGATATGAATACGTGGGACGATAATGTAGCGCCTTTCTTATTGAAGAAGTCGTTGAGTAAATACTATAAAGATCCTGTGGTTAAATGGGGTTATTGTAGAGGTACTGAGACGACGAATTACGTACAGAACGTGATGGAGCGATATCATAGTTATGCGAATCTATTGAGGGCGTCATAAGTTTGATATTATACGATATATAAAAAAGGAGATCTTTATTTAAAAAGATCTCCTTTTTTTGGTGTGCCATGCATGTAAATTAACTAATCGGTGCAAGTCCGTAGTGGAGGTTTGTAGAGCCAACCACCTAGCAGAAGGCAAGGGTGCTTATCGTGAGGTATAACCTGAAGGAAGCCGTATGCAAAACTCTGATCCGAGGTATACGAATCTCATTAGGCGGTATATAACTGGATAAGCTTGCCAAACAAAGTGAAGTCCGAATTCTACACGGAGTTTATACCGTAGATGTGGCGGATAGATGGAGTGAAAGTTAATTTCCTTACCATGGGAGGTCTCACAGATGGATACAGTGTATTTTTTTTCCTGTCCATTCACAAAAAGTTAACTGTGAGAAGTCAGCCGAGGTCATAGTACTGTATCCACTTTACAGGAAGGACTGAATCTTAAATTGTTCATAATACAGACTGTTACCTAATGAAGGGATCAATGCAGAAAATATCGGAAGATAGCTACTTGAGTGAAGGTAGAGCGGAACTCGATAATAACTCAAGAGCGCACACTTTCAATGGGATAACTGAAGCCATTATGAAAACGACCATTACAACAGATAATTTATTAGAACGAGTCCTAGAATCAGATAACCTAAATAAGGCTTATTTACAGGTTTATCGAAATAAAGGGAGTCATGGAGTTGATGAGATGCAGGTGGAATCCTTAAAAGATTATCTCAGATTTCATCGAAAAGTTTTAATAACAGAACTACGAAAAGGTAAGTGTTAACCCGATGGCGAATTATCATTATTTCATGCGGCATATTTGATCGGAGTTTTGAAGAGCAAAGCGTATGAATATGCTAATACGAGGAAAAAGTATTGGCGCATTTCATTTCAAAGAGTCCAATTCTACAAACGACTATAACGAATAAGAATTTGGAGAAGGCAGGCTATATTACGCTAAGTGATTATTATCAGAAAGTAAAGTCGTGATTTAGGGAGTCGCCGTATACGAGACCCGTACGTACGGTGGTGTGGGAGGTGTACTGGAAGATTAAATATCTTCCAGCCATCTACCCGATTGTGTGCCATGCATGGAAATTAACTAATCGGTGTAAGTCCGTAGTGGAGGTTTGTAGAGCCAACCACCTAGCAGAAGGCAAGGGTGCTTATCGTGAGGTATAACCTGAAGGAAGCCGTATGCAAAACTCTGATCCGAGGTATACGAATCGCATTAGGCGGTATATAACTGGATAAGCTTGCACAACAAAGTAAAGTCCGAATTCTACACGGAGTTTATACCGTAGATGTGGCGGATAGATGGAGTGAAAGTTAATTTCCTTACCATGGGAGGTCTCGCAGATGGATACAATGTATTTCCCTGTCCATTCATAAAAAGTTAACTGTGAGAAGTCAGCCGAGGTCATAGTACTGTAGCCACTTTACAGGAAGGACTGAATCTTAAATTGTTCATAATACAGACTGTTACCTAATGAAAGGATCAATGCAGAAAATATCGGAAGATAGCTACTTAAGTGAAGGTAGAGCGGAACTCGAGAATAACTCAAGAGCGCACACTTTCAAGGGATAACTGAAGGCATTATGGAAACGAACATTACAACAGATAATTTATTAGAACGTGTCCTAGAATCAGGTAACCTAAATAAGGCTTATTTACAGGTTTATCGTAATAAAGGGAGTCATGGAGTTGATGAGATGCAAGTGGAATCCTTAAAAGATTATCTCAGACTTCATCGAGAAGTTTTAATAGCAGAACTACGAGAAGGGAAGTACCTTCCCAATCCTGTACGACGAGTCGAAATACCCAAAGAACCAGGTAAAACACGCCCTTTAGGTATTCCTACTGTCGTGGATCGAGTTATTCAACAAGCCATTTCACAAGTTCTTAGTCCTATTTATGAGGAACAGTTTTCCAATTATAGCTTTGGATTCCGTCCGAATAAAGGAGCACATACAGCTATTATAGCCTGTAGCCAAACGATCACAGCAGGTTATCATTATGCTATCGATATGGATATGGAAAGATTTTTCGATACCGTAAATCATAGCAAGTTGATAGAGATCTTATCACGAACGATAAAAGATGGTCGATTAGTTTCCTTAATCCATAAATATCTAAGAGCCGGAGTTGTTGTTGAAGAGCAGTTTCAAGAAACAGAAACAGGAGTTCCTCAAGGAGGACCATTAAGTCCATTGCTAAGCAACATTATGCTGAATGAATTAGACCATGAACTCACAAGACGAGGACATGAGTTTGTTCGTTATGCAGATGATATTGTCATCTTATGTAAAAGCAAGCGAGGAGCTACACGCACGATGAATTCTACAATTCGTTTTATAGAAGATACTCTATTCTTAAAAGTGAATCGAGATAAAACAGAAGTGGTGCGCTACAATCAGATTAAGTTTCTTGGCTACAGTTTTTACAAAACAAAAGGTGTCGTTCGTTTTCGATTGTCGAAAAAGACACAACGGAAAGTGAAGCGCTCTTTGGAAGGAATTGTAGCACGGAATAATAGTATTGGTTACGATGAAATCAAATCCAAGCTTAAAAGCTATATTCAAGGATGGGTAACCTATTATCGATTGGCAGATATGAAATCATTTCTGAAACAAGTAGATGAATGGCTAAGACGACGTATCCGTATGGTAATATGGAAATGTTGGAAAAGAGTAAGAACGAAGATGAAGAATTTAATGAAACTCGGAGTTTCGAAGAACAAAGCGTATGAATATGCTAATACGAGGAAAAAGTATTGGCGCATTTCAAAGAGTCCAATTCTACAAACGACTATAACGAATAAGAATTTGGAGAAGGCAGGCTATATTACGCTAAGTGATTATTATCAGAAAGTAAAGTCGTGATTTAGGGAGTCGCCGTATACGAGACCCGTACGTACGGTGGTGTGGGAGGTGTACTGGAAGATAAAATATCTTCCAGCCATCTACCCGATTTTGGTAAGCCAGGCTCCTGTATAGATATCCTTGTTTAACGGATGTGATGGGGGTTAAAATGTAATCTGACTTTGTGCCTTCTCTTTTAACCTATTCCATATTATCTCCATCTCTGAAAGAATCATGGCGGTGGCTCCCCATATTTTGGTGTTATGATAGTTGTAGCTAGGAACTGTGACGATGTTCCCTTTGACATCGACTTGCATATTGCCTTTAGAGCCAAAGAGATCGTCGATAATCAACTCATCGAGTGCCTCTACTTCATCAGGATTGATTTGAAATTGTGGTTTGCCACTGATAAACGCAAGGTAGGGGGTGATATAGAAGGTGCTCACAGGGATATATATTTTAGAGAGTGGTCCTATCACATCTTCTTTATTGATGTTGAGTCCCACCTCTTCGAAAGTCTCTCTGAGTGCAGTATCCATTAGGTTACGATCTTCTTCGATGTCGAACTTGCCTCCAGGGAGGGCAAATTGTCCTGCATGATTTCTCATTTTTGAAGTTCGTTTGATCACACATGTTTTGAATGTCTGGTCGAACCATATCACGATCAATACAGCACTCTCTTTCGGTTGTACATGCTTTCCTAGAGGCTTCAGCTCTCTAATATAAGGTAGCATTCGAAGGTGTGCCTCCTCTCCAGGGAGATGGTGTGTAATCTGTTCTTTTAGGTAGCTAATGGATTCTCTTCTATTCATCTAATCAAATTTAATGGCCTTGTCTGGCGAGATCCTAGATATCATCATCGACGGAATCACAAGCATTATAATGGTAATGGCAAGTGTCGCGATATTGAGGATTACCAGATAAGAGATATTGAGTTCGATGGGGACTTTATCGACATAGTATGAAGTTGGATCTAAAGGAATGATACCAAACTTTTTCTGTGCAAAACAGAGTGCTAATGCGATAAGATTCCCCCAAAACAGACCTTTGGTAATAAGAAAGGCTGCTATGGTTAGAAACAATCTTCGGATGCTTTTGTTCTGAGCTCCTATCGCTTTTAATGTACCAATCATCTGTGTGCGCTCTAGAATAAGGATCAGTACACCCGAGACCATATTAAAGCCAGCCACCGCAATCATGAGCCCTAGTATAACCCACACATTCATATCGATAAGCCCTAGCCAGTCGAATATCTCTCTGTATTTGTGTTTGATATTCACGGGGCGTATGGTGGGGATGTTCTCTTTATAGTTAAGAACAATGTTTTGTACATCATATGTGGTTTGATCTAGACGGTCAAAATCGTTAAGTGTAATGTCATAACCACTGACTTGATTTGGTGCCCACTTATTGAGACGTTGAATTTGTCGGATATCTACAAGGGCAAAGATCTTATCGAACTCTGTTAGAGAGGTGTAGAAGATGCCTTTTACAATAAACTTACGTAGCTGGGGAACCGTTTGTGACTCTTTCATGAAATACATTCGTATTGCATCGCCTACTTTGAGTCGCATTCTCGATGCAAGAGATTGGGATATCATGATACCAATGCCTGCCTTGTCGCGCTTTAGATCTAATACCTTGCCATCGACAAGATGCTTCTTGAAGAAGGTCCAGCGGTGGTTTGTCCCGAATCCTTTAAGTATTACTCCTTCGATCTCTTCACCGGTATGTATGATACCAGATTTGGTCGCAAAGGTCTCCATATGATTGACGTTGTCGAGCGACTTCACTTTATCGACCCATTCCTCATCAGAGAGAATTGGTATGTTGTCATAGCTATTGCTTGTGCTATAGTTCAATAGCTGAATGTGGGAACCGAATCCTACAACTTTGTCTTTTACCTCTTTTTTAAAACCGACAGTAATTGAGACCGCCAGAATAATCACCACAATACCAATCGTTATTCCTGCTACGGCAAAGTTAATGATCGACCGACTAAAATGGTGCTTCTGATTCTTATCGAAGAACAGTCTTTTTGCTAAAAAATATTCATACTTCATTTTCTTATGCCTCCGTCAATTGATGTGGTTTCTTAAATGTAACTATGATAGATGTGATCCCTCCAACCACGATGGTCACAAGGGTTATGGCGGAGTGTACTACCAATGCAAAGATTAATCCCTCTTGTCGACCCACGCCATAAAGTGCTAATGCTTCGACAGTCATAAAATGCCATGGTCCCATTCCTCCTTGAACGGGCGCCACCATTCCGTAGCTACCAAAGACAAATACTGTCATTCCTGCCATGACGCTTAAGTGGCTTGTGAAGTCAAAAGCAAAGAAGCATACATAGTCCATCGCAAAGTATAGAAACCATATGGCTAGCGTATAGAGAATAAACTGAAATGGCTTTTGAATCTTTGCAATAGCCAGAATACCTTGTATAAAGCTCTGTACCATTGTGATTTTCTTTAGTCTTTCCGAAACGATCACTTTGTACGCTATGAATCCCAATGCAGCTACGATGGCTATAATAGCCACTATGCCCATAGGATTTAGAAAAATCATCGTGATCTTATCATATATCTTGGGTTGCTCTTTTATGAAGTCAATGATTTTAGAGGTCTGTGCAAGGATCACTACCACTGTCAGCGATAGGAGCATGATCATATCGATAATACGTTCACTTACTACTGTTCCTAGAGCCTCGCTAAAAGAGATCTTCTCCATTTTAGATATGCCAGCACAACGAGTCACTTCTCCCATTCGAGGAACGATATAGTTCATGAAATATGCAGACATTACCGCCAAAAAAGAGTTGCTAAAACTGACGGTACGCTGGTTGTTGTTTAATACAATATTCCATCTTAAAGCCCTAAATACGTGGCTTAAGATGATCATCCCCATGGCCATCAATACCCACTGGTATTTAAAGCCTTGAGACAGATGGTTGCGTAATAACTGAAAATCAAAGTCACGATAGATATAGTAAAATATTCCTGCACCTATCAGAAGAAAAAGAATATATTTAAGTTTATTTTGAAATATCTTAACCAAGAGAATTAATTTTAAGAGGTTTAACAAAACAGAAGTTTCATCAAGCTTGTTATATTTGCATCCATATTCATGCTAACATACAAAAGTACCAAATTGTAGCTAGCTAAGATATCTCTTTTGGATGAATTCCATATATTAATAGAAGAAAAATATGTCACTGGTAAGAGCAAAAAAGAATTTAGGACAACACTTCTTGACAGACTTAAGTATTGCAAGAAGAATTGTCGATAGTATTCAACACCGAGAGGTGTCTAAGGTTATTGAAGTGGGTCCAGGAATGGGGGTGCTAACTCAATATTTGATCGAAGAGGAATTTCCAGAGGTATATCCTGTAGAGATTGATGTCGAATCTGTGGCATATCTAAAAGAACACTATCCAACTCTTTCTGATCGTATTTACGATGGCGACTTTTTGAAGATGGATTTTAAAGCGATATCAGAAGATCCTATTGTCATTATCGGTAACTTTCCATACAATATCTCAACGCAGATATACTTTAAGATATTAGAGAATAGAGATCAAGTGGTTGAATCTGTCGGGATGATCCAAAAAGAGGTGGCAGAGCGTATTTGTTCGCCTCATGGATCAAAAGTGTATGGAATACTTTCGGTGTTTGTACAGGCCTTCTACGATGTCGAATATCTTTTTACGGTGGAGGCGAATGTCTTTAACCCACCACCAAAAGTGCAGTCGGCAGTGATGCGTATTACTCGTAATGATCGTCAAACTCTTCCTTGTGATGAGGCGATGTTCTTCCGTGTAGTCAAAGCTATCTTTAATCAAAGAAGGAAAGCCATTCGTAACAGTCTCAAGTCGGTATGTGCGAATGTTTCAGAGTTAGATACTGAAATGCTTCAAAGACGTCCTGAACAGATGAGTGTTGAAGACTTTATCTCTCTGACTTGTATGGTTGAAGAGCTAATGAACAGATCATAAAAATACTATCCATAGCCTCTATCGTGAGAACTCCTCATGTTAGAGGCAATGTTTTTCCTCCTATTACCTGCTTTCCCTTGTAGCACCAACACTTCTCTGGTATCGGTTTTATCCAAATATCTTAGGTCACTCCTCTCTTTGTGTCTTCATTTGCTGAATTAACATGATATGAATCCATCTGTTAATAATAAGCACCTATCGTTAAACATCTGATTTCATGAAAACATAACTGGCAATATGGTGTTCTTATAGGACTTAATGTTTGATGAAAAGTAACGAAACATTGCGATCACTATCTCATATCTAATTTCAGAACCAAAGTTTAAATGTAACGCTTTATATTATGATGAGAATATTTAAGATACACGATGTAGCATCTGCACCAGAGAAGAGTCATTCAATACTAGAAGATGCTTTGAAGAATAGAGGACGTATCCCTAATTTATACGGTGTATTGGCTGAATCTCCCCAACTCCTTGAGGCCTATGTTGGATTACATAAGTTATTTGAGAACTCTTCGTTTAACAAAGAAGAGCTTACGGTGGTGTGGCAGACGATTAATGTTGAACACGAATGTACTTACTGTGTTCCGGCACATACCCTTATTGCTAAGTCGATGGGAGTGGATAGTGATATTATAGAGGCATTAAGAAATGAGACTTTCTTGCCTTCCGATAAGTTGCAAGTTCTACATAATACCACCCTGCTTATTGTGCGAAATAGAGGTGTGCTAACAGATGCTGAGTTAGAACGATTTTATGATGTGGGTTACGAAAACAGACATCTTTTAGATATCGTATTAGGCCTATCACAAAAGGTTATAAGTAATTATGTGAACCACTTGGCAAAAACACCATTAGACAATAGTTCTAAGAAGTTTGCATGGACTCCTAAGAATCCTAAATATTAAGTAAATAGAACTATAGATGTTGAATGATATCTTAGGATAATTAAATATAGATTCTAACAGTCGGTTAATTAGGCCCATATAATGGTATTAATTCCTTTATATGGGCCTATCTATTGCAAAACACTACTCTGTTTGGATCTTATACTGTTCGATCTCTTCAGGTGTCATAATATGTATTCCATCTGCTGGTGCAGCATATATAGTGAAATAGTAAAAAGCTTCCGCATCATCTCTTGTCATCCCTATCTCCTGATAATAACGGATGTAAGGCTCGTGATATTTATGTCCTTTCTCAAAGTCAGTGGCAACCTCTTCGTCTCCTGCCCACGAATGAACTCCTATTTCAACATTAGAACCTATAGTACGATATATCCCACTTAGGAATAGGTCAGTACCTCCAGATGCAACACTCCCATTAGCTACGATTTCGGTGTTGAACCTGTTTTTGTGAATAAGAGTGCCTAGCACAAGGTTGATACTGTCATCGATAGACCCATCACACTGTATAAATCTCAACTTCTTGATATCAGGTTGCTCTTCCATCAGTCGTTTAAAATCCTCAAGAGCATTTGAGTTGATTATTCCATCGACAATGATAGCCGATTTATCTTCAGAGATGCAAAAGATATTTGCTCTTTCGAGCTTCCTCATCGAAAGCCATTCACAACTTGTCGTAAGAGATAGGAGTAAAATAATCACCATTAAAAAAGAGCTCTTCCTTTTCATACATTCTGCTATTTAGAGTTTAATAATTACATGCCAGATTAGATGGAACCTTATTCTTAGTCTCTATTTGTCTGTTCGACATTAAAACTATCATCATAATCCTAAGGTTATGATTCTATCTTTAAATCTGTTTGAATAAGACCTTTTCGAAATAGTCTCACTCCCGTCTTGATAATCCGTTGGAATAACAAGCAAAAAAAGCACATACTTCAGTCATTAATCCTAGATTAACAACTGAAGTATGTGCTTTTCTTAACACAACTAAATAATTTATCTCTATACCCTCAATCTCTTCTTCAGTGTTAGGATATATATGATATTTGTATATCTATTTAGCAATAGTAAATATAGTGAAAAATAGTGTAATGCTAGTTTTGATCTCTATACGTAGTGTATTTCAAATTTACCTAGAATTGGATGCCGAAATAGATATTTATACTTCAGCATAAGTTATATGAGCATCATTAGTTTCTGTCTGTTTAATGATAATGTGTTCATTTAGATGTCAATAAAGTGCTGTTGATTGAATGTTGAATACTCTTTTTCTCTTCAATATCATACCAAATCTCATTATAATATCCCAAAAAATGAACTCTTTTTGATCTCTCATATTGACAGGATTGAATTGTACGTAGTTCTATTTAACTATATGATAAATGGAATTGAACATATGGATAAACGCAAACATAAATGTTGTTAATTGTTCATATACAGTCAATCATTGGAAGGAATGAAACACTTATGAACATACATAAACATATTTTCGTAAGTGAAATCAATAAACTCTCTAAAACCAAAAACATATGAGAAAACAATTATTAACAAAAAAGATTGCAACGCTTCTTTTGCTTTCTGTTTATATGATGATTTCCTCTTCATCTATAGCACAAGAGAAGATTGTGATCACCGGAACGGTTTCTGATGCCTCTGGTGAGACTATTCCGGGTGCTTCTGTTCGAGTAAAAGAGTCCGATGCAGGTACCATTACTAACTTCGATGGAGTTTACCAGCTCAAAGCGACTGAAGGTAATACCCTTGTTTTTTCTTACGTAGGATACGCTTCCAAAGAAGTTATAATAAAAGGAAAAACAAAAATAGACGTGATCCTTAGTAGTGATATAAAGGGCCTTGATGAGGTCGTTATTGTTGGTTATGGTACTCAGAAAAAAGCCAACCTTACTGGGGCTGTGGAGACGATATCTTCCGAGACGATTGTCGATCGACCAGCACCTAGTTTGAGTCATGCCCTTCAAGGTTCCGTAGCGGGACTGAACGTGACAGTAGAAAATGGACAACCCGGATCTGCTCCTAAGATTAATATCCGTGGTACTACTTCTATTACTAGTGGTAGCCCGCTTGTACTTGTTGATGGGGTAGAGATGGCCATGAATCTAGTTAATCCTGATGATGTAGAGAATATTACGGTCCTTAAAGATGCGGCATCTTGTGCTATCTATGGTGGACGTGCTGCCTTTGGTGTGGTATTGGTTACTACAAAGAATGGTAAGCGCGATCGTGAGCCTACGGTAAATGTAAGTGCATATTATGGTTTCAATCGCCCTAGTCGTCAACCAGATCCTGTAAATACATATGACTACATGCTCAATTACGACGAGTGGAGAGTTGCGGATGGAGAGAAGCCATTTTATGGAGAGAAAGTCTTGTCAGCATACCAGAAATATGTAAACGGTGAAGATATCTCTTATTTGCAAGATGAAAATGGAGATGTGTTAGATGATAACGGTAACGTTATTAACTTCAAAAATACTGATTGGAATGATCTTATTTTCGCGAATCAGTCTCCAGTACAGAAATATTCAGCCAATGTATCTGGTGGATCAGGTAAAGTATCCTATTATGGATCTTTCGGTATGTATGATCAACAAGGTCTGTTAAAAGCGGCAGATGATAGTTATAAGCGAATTAATGTGTCACTGAAAATAGATGTAGATCTATATAAGTGGTGGACTATTGGACTGAAGTCAACCCTTAACCGTAGTAAGAGTGATAAGCCTGTAAAGTATAATAATATTGGCTCTTATTGGCATGCTATCTATCGTCAAAAGCCAAATGCAAGTTCAGAGTATGATGATGAAATGGGTGCTTGGAAATCAAAATCTAACCCTATTGCCTATCTAACCGATGGTGGACGTGAAAATATTCGTATCGATGATAACTGGATCACTGCAAATACAATTATTCGACCATTCAAAGGGATGATTATCAAGGCCGATTATACTACTAACCGTAAATCTAATGATAAACAGGTTGATTTTAGAAAGATAGCTTATCTTAACCAAGGAGAAGTTCTTTCTGAACCTGCAAACGACTATGTAAAACAGTCTGCTGCTTATAAAGATTACGAAACCATTAACGCTTTTGCAGAATATACAGGTAGTGCATTTGATGCCCATAACTTTAAGTTAATGGCTGGTTACAACCAAGAGGAGATAATCGACAACTCATATTGGGTACAGCGTAAAGATAAGCTTGCCGAAACTCCGAATTTAGGACTCACCTCAGGAGACCAAACAACAAATGGTAGTGGTGGTGTACGTTCCATAAGAGGAGGATTCTTTAGAGTAAATTATAACTTTAAAGAGCGTTACTTAATGGAAGTGAATGGACGTTATGACCTTACTTCTCGTTTTAGAACTGAAGATCGTGGGGCATTCTATCCTTCCTATTCTGCAGGTTGGAGAGTAACAGAAGAGCCATTTATGAAAGGAGTGAAGAAGGTAATTGACAACTTTAAACTTAGAGTATCTTATGCATCACAGGGTAACCAGATGATTAAGGATAAAGTGAATGGGAAAGCTGTCTTTTCTTACCAGCCTTACCTTGGAACCATGCAAACCAAAACGATTCCATATATTTTAGGTGGAGAGCGTGCCATGGTAATTACACCTGCGAGTGCAACCAGTGCCGACCTAACATGGGAGACGGTAACGACAACTAACTACGGACTAGACCTCACCGCTTTGCGTGGTCGTATGAATGTCTCTTTTGACAAATATGAGCGTGAAACGAAAGATATGCTTTTGCCAATGAGTGGCCCAGCGATGTTTGGTGCAGCTTATCCAAAAGTAAATGGAGCTGATTTGGTGACTAAAGGATGGGAACTTTCGCTTAAATGGCAAGATAAGATAGGATCGGATTTCGGATATGGAGTAACTTTAGCCCTTTCAGATAATGAAACAGAAATAACAAGGTTCGACAATCCTAATAATATTATTGACACAAAAAATATATACTATAAAGGTCAGAAGCTTGGGGAGATTTGGGGATACGAAACCGAAGGGATCTTTCAGTCAGTCGAAGAAGTTAAGGAGCAAAACGTCGATTACTCTCAGTTCCGTCTATATGATTCACAACCTGGTGATGTTCGATATAAAGATTTAAATGGAGATGGTAAGATCACCAATGGTGCAAAAACGCTAGATGATCATGGTGATTTGAAGATTATTGGAAACGATACACCACGCTATGCTTATGGTATTACAACCAATCTAAACTTTAAAGGGTTCGATTGTACAATCTTCTTCCAAGGGGTTGCCAAGAGAGACTACTGGATTGGATCTACACACTATTGGGGTAATATTGCTCAAACATATACTGTTCCGACGAAATGGACACATAACAACCACTGGAGAGAAGACAACAAAGATGGATTCCTTCCACGTAATGCCCCCAATAAAGATCGTGGTAACATGAATAAGCAGACTCGTTATCTACAAGATGCATCATATATCCGACTTAAGAACATCACTTTTGGGTACACATTCCCAAAGCATTGGACTCAAGGCGCAGGAATCAGTAAAATTAGACTTTATGTTACTGGTCAGAACCTATGGGAGTATACTAAACTGAATGAGACGTTCGATCCTGAAGGATTGAATGAAGGGGGAAAGATATATCCATTCCAAAGAACCGTAGCTTTTGGTGCAAACATCACATTCTAATTAGGAGGACATGAACATGAGACATATAAAATATTTAGGAGTATTAATGATCAGCATCATCGCTTTGGTCGGATGTAATGATGATTTTCTTGAGACAAAACCCAAAGATGCTTTGACTCTTGAAACAAAGTGGACCAATACATTCTTAGACCTTTACTGTAATGGTTTCTATACGGAGATTGTAGGACACGATGGTGGATGGGGCCAAAAAGGTTATCTATATGAAGATGATAAAACAGATAATCAAGCACCTTTTAGGTTTAATAAGATCTCCGCTGGACAGCAGATCGTCCCAGATTCCAAAGGTGGATGGGGTGAAGTGAAAAACTGGGCGCAGCTTAGAAAGGCAAACTTCCTATTGGCAGGTCTTCCTAATAGTGTGGTGACAGATGTAGAAAAGAAACATTATGAAGGAATTGCTAAATTCTGGAGAGCATGGTTCTATTTCAAAAAAGTAAAGCAATTTGGAGATGTAACTTGGTCTTCAAAATTGATTGAACCAAACGATAAAGAGATTCTTTTTGGTGCGCGTACCCCTCGAAAAGATGTGATGGACTCTGTGTTGACTGACATTACTTTCGCTTGTGAGAATATGAAGTGGGGGGATATCAAGAAAAACGACTATGTCAACAAAGGAACTGCATTGGCTTTGAAAGCACGAATCTGCCTACATGAAGGAACCTTTAGAAAGTACCATGGATTGGGTGATGAAGAGATATTTCTACAGAATGCGCGTGATGCAGCCAAAGAGTTAATAGACTCGAAGAAATTTTCTCTTTATAGAGGAAGTGGTGTAGAAAGCTCATACCATGATCTATTCAAATTCGTTGAAATGAGTGGTATTAATGAACTTATCCTTGTACGTCGATATATCACTGGTATCTATGGACATG
It encodes:
- the ltrA gene encoding group II intron reverse transcriptase/maturase, producing the protein METNITTDNLLERVLESGNLNKAYLQVYRNKGSHGVDEMQVESLKDYLRLHREVLIAELREGKYLPNPVRRVEIPKEPGKTRPLGIPTVVDRVIQQAISQVLSPIYEEQFSNYSFGFRPNKGAHTAIIACSQTITAGYHYAIDMDMERFFDTVNHSKLIEILSRTIKDGRLVSLIHKYLRAGVVVEEQFQETETGVPQGGPLSPLLSNIMLNELDHELTRRGHEFVRYADDIVILCKSKRGATRTMNSTIRFIEDTLFLKVNRDKTEVVRYNQIKFLGYSFYKTKGVVRFRLSKKTQRKVKRSLEGIVARNNSIGYDEIKSKLKSYIQGWVTYYRLADMKSFLKQVDEWLRRRIRMVIWKCWKRVRTKMKNLMKLGVSKNKAYEYANTRKKYWRISKSPILQTTITNKNLEKAGYITLSDYYQKVKS
- a CDS encoding CoA pyrophosphatase — protein: MNRRESISYLKEQITHHLPGEEAHLRMLPYIRELKPLGKHVQPKESAVLIVIWFDQTFKTCVIKRTSKMRNHAGQFALPGGKFDIEEDRNLMDTALRETFEEVGLNINKEDVIGPLSKIYIPVSTFYITPYLAFISGKPQFQINPDEVEALDELIIDDLFGSKGNMQVDVKGNIVTVPSYNYHNTKIWGATAMILSEMEIIWNRLKEKAQSQITF
- a CDS encoding ABC transporter permease, translated to MKYEYFLAKRLFFDKNQKHHFSRSIINFAVAGITIGIVVIILAVSITVGFKKEVKDKVVGFGSHIQLLNYSTSNSYDNIPILSDEEWVDKVKSLDNVNHMETFATKSGIIHTGEEIEGVILKGFGTNHRWTFFKKHLVDGKVLDLKRDKAGIGIMISQSLASRMRLKVGDAIRMYFMKESQTVPQLRKFIVKGIFYTSLTEFDKIFALVDIRQIQRLNKWAPNQVSGYDITLNDFDRLDQTTYDVQNIVLNYKENIPTIRPVNIKHKYREIFDWLGLIDMNVWVILGLMIAVAGFNMVSGVLILILERTQMIGTLKAIGAQNKSIRRLFLTIAAFLITKGLFWGNLIALALCFAQKKFGIIPLDPTSYYVDKVPIELNISYLVILNIATLAITIIMLVIPSMMISRISPDKAIKFD
- a CDS encoding flippase-like domain-containing protein; this translates as MVKIFQNKLKYILFLLIGAGIFYYIYRDFDFQLLRNHLSQGFKYQWVLMAMGMIILSHVFRALRWNIVLNNNQRTVSFSNSFLAVMSAYFMNYIVPRMGEVTRCAGISKMEKISFSEALGTVVSERIIDMIMLLSLTVVVILAQTSKIIDFIKEQPKIYDKITMIFLNPMGIVAIIAIVAALGFIAYKVIVSERLKKITMVQSFIQGILAIAKIQKPFQFILYTLAIWFLYFAMDYVCFFAFDFTSHLSVMAGMTVFVFGSYGMVAPVQGGMGPWHFMTVEALALYGVGRQEGLIFALVVHSAITLVTIVVGGITSIIVTFKKPHQLTEA
- the rsmA gene encoding 16S rRNA (adenine(1518)-N(6)/adenine(1519)-N(6))-dimethyltransferase RsmA translates to MSLVRAKKNLGQHFLTDLSIARRIVDSIQHREVSKVIEVGPGMGVLTQYLIEEEFPEVYPVEIDVESVAYLKEHYPTLSDRIYDGDFLKMDFKAISEDPIVIIGNFPYNISTQIYFKILENRDQVVESVGMIQKEVAERICSPHGSKVYGILSVFVQAFYDVEYLFTVEANVFNPPPKVQSAVMRITRNDRQTLPCDEAMFFRVVKAIFNQRRKAIRNSLKSVCANVSELDTEMLQRRPEQMSVEDFISLTCMVEELMNRS